From the Clostridium putrefaciens genome, one window contains:
- a CDS encoding NfeD family protein, which translates to MSGNIIMWLIIASVALVIDLLTSSLLFVWFTVGGMVAIIAAVIGLSLSIQFILFLSISLILIFTVYPIIKNKMKNTKVLNSQVNEYIGKEFISQKEIDREIEAHVKIKGVYWTVKNIGNKNIEKDEKFKVESMDGNKILIKSID; encoded by the coding sequence ATGTCAGGTAATATTATAATGTGGCTTATCATAGCTTCAGTAGCGCTGGTTATAGATCTATTAACAAGTAGTTTACTTTTTGTTTGGTTTACAGTTGGAGGAATGGTAGCTATTATAGCTGCTGTAATTGGATTAAGTTTAAGTATTCAATTTATACTCTTCTTATCAATAAGTTTGATATTAATATTTACTGTGTACCCTATTATAAAAAATAAGATGAAAAATACAAAAGTATTAAATTCACAAGTCAATGAATATATAGGAAAAGAATTTATTTCACAAAAAGAAATAGACAGGGAAATAGAAGCCCATGTTAAGATTAAAGGAGTCTACTGGACTGTTAAAAATATAGGGAATAAGAACATTGAAAAAGATGAAAAGTTTAAAGTAGAATCTATGGATGGAAATAAAATACTCATTAAAAGCATTGATTAA
- a CDS encoding SPFH domain-containing protein, which yields MGKIVIIVILVLVLISILSSIKVVNTGYVYLLERFGQFYKVLEPGWHLTIPFVDFVRKKISVKQQILDIDPQNVITKDNVKISIDNVIFYKVLNSRDAAYNIENYKAGIIYSTITNMRNIVGDMTLDEVLSGRDKINSELLMVVDQITDAYGIKILSVEIKNIIPPNEIQEAMEKQMRAERDKRALILQAEGQKQSEIAKAEGAKQSKILEAEAEKEANIRRAEGLKESQLLEAEGKAKAIEAIAKADAGAIHMVNRAIIESGTNETVIALKQIEALKELAKGPSNKLIIPTDAVSSLGSIAALADVLNNK from the coding sequence ATGGGAAAGATTGTGATTATTGTTATTTTGGTATTAGTTCTTATAAGTATATTATCATCTATTAAAGTTGTTAACACAGGATATGTATACTTACTAGAAAGATTTGGTCAGTTTTATAAGGTGTTAGAACCAGGTTGGCATTTAACTATACCTTTCGTAGACTTTGTTAGAAAGAAGATTTCAGTTAAGCAACAAATATTAGATATAGATCCTCAAAATGTTATAACAAAAGATAATGTTAAGATTTCTATAGATAATGTTATTTTTTATAAGGTGCTTAATTCTAGGGATGCAGCATATAATATAGAGAACTATAAAGCAGGTATTATATACTCAACTATAACTAATATGAGAAATATAGTTGGTGATATGACTTTAGATGAGGTTTTGTCTGGAAGAGATAAAATAAACTCCGAACTTTTAATGGTTGTAGATCAAATAACAGATGCCTATGGTATCAAAATACTTTCTGTTGAAATTAAAAATATAATTCCACCAAATGAAATACAAGAAGCTATGGAAAAACAAATGAGAGCAGAAAGAGATAAGAGAGCCTTAATATTACAAGCTGAAGGCCAAAAACAAAGTGAAATTGCTAAAGCAGAAGGTGCAAAACAATCTAAAATATTAGAAGCAGAAGCTGAAAAAGAAGCTAATATAAGAAGAGCAGAAGGACTTAAAGAATCTCAACTTTTAGAAGCAGAAGGTAAGGCAAAAGCTATAGAAGCTATTGCAAAGGCAGATGCAGGCGCTATACACATGGTTAATAGGGCTATTATAGAATCAGGAACTAATGAGACAGTAATAGCATTAAAGCAAATAGAAGCATTGAAAGAACTTGCAAAAGGACCATCAAACAAGCTTATAATACCTACAGATGCTGTATCTTCACTAGGAAGCATTGCAGCATTAGCTGATGTTTTAAATAATAAGTAA
- a CDS encoding ISLre2 family transposase, whose amino-acid sequence MYNVSLNENGLTFKEIEKKIYKIVCDEACNVLKNVLEALDEKLLKEREIKVYRNKGLKKTCLRTIMGDVEYSRRIYQFELEDGKTATKFLLDEYLGMDTIGNVSINLVETILTNVSEVSFRKTAENIKTMCNQEISAQGVWNIVQTVGEKINELEKRKIELNEKGALKGEKEVPVLFQEQDGVWLSIQGKDRPKGKNRKKELKLAVSYTGWKLRPGSKKEYVVIDKTVCASFNSSSHFKKVAEATIAEKYNVDEIETRILNGDGAKWIKATCEDQDIHFQLDPFHISQAIIRKVSDKKEQKVLLKLFRQGKVDEGLEIIVNMMIENNKDEVVFKKLTELYDYFVHNKEGLVPYKLRDNITMPTAPEGIEYRQLGTMEHNICDVLAHRMKGRKMSWSINGADNLSKILAEKFSNRLFSTLDKIYKNIIPKGVIDTVIREIPLSASAVNKKGTKSKEYKIHTAPIPYSGAAVTLGRKVIQKLCGLKGFGSFSYN is encoded by the coding sequence ATGTATAATGTTAGTTTAAATGAAAACGGCTTAACTTTCAAGGAAATAGAGAAAAAGATTTATAAGATAGTTTGTGATGAAGCCTGCAATGTTTTAAAAAATGTGTTGGAAGCTTTAGATGAAAAGCTACTTAAAGAAAGAGAGATTAAAGTATATAGAAATAAGGGACTTAAAAAGACTTGTTTAAGAACGATTATGGGGGATGTTGAATATTCAAGACGTATCTATCAGTTTGAACTTGAAGATGGTAAAACAGCTACTAAGTTCCTTTTAGATGAGTATCTAGGCATGGACACCATAGGTAATGTATCTATAAATCTTGTAGAAACTATTTTAACTAACGTGTCAGAAGTATCTTTTAGAAAAACAGCTGAAAATATAAAAACAATGTGTAATCAGGAAATTAGTGCTCAAGGAGTTTGGAACATAGTTCAAACGGTTGGAGAAAAGATAAATGAACTAGAAAAGCGTAAGATTGAACTAAATGAAAAAGGTGCGTTGAAAGGCGAAAAGGAAGTACCAGTGCTATTTCAGGAGCAAGACGGTGTATGGTTATCCATTCAGGGAAAAGATAGACCAAAGGGTAAGAATAGAAAAAAAGAACTTAAATTAGCAGTATCTTATACAGGTTGGAAGTTGCGTCCAGGCAGTAAAAAAGAATATGTTGTTATTGATAAAACTGTTTGTGCAAGTTTTAATAGTTCTAGCCACTTTAAAAAAGTTGCGGAAGCAACCATTGCTGAAAAGTATAATGTTGATGAAATAGAAACTAGGATATTAAATGGAGATGGTGCAAAGTGGATAAAAGCAACCTGTGAAGATCAAGACATACACTTTCAACTGGATCCATTTCATATAAGCCAAGCAATTATTAGAAAAGTAAGTGATAAAAAAGAACAGAAAGTCTTACTTAAGTTATTTAGGCAAGGGAAAGTTGATGAAGGGTTGGAAATAATTGTTAACATGATGATAGAAAATAATAAAGATGAAGTTGTTTTTAAAAAGCTTACAGAGCTATATGACTATTTTGTACATAATAAAGAGGGCCTAGTTCCATATAAATTAAGAGACAATATAACTATGCCTACGGCACCCGAAGGGATAGAATATAGGCAATTAGGGACTATGGAACATAACATTTGCGATGTGTTAGCACATAGAATGAAAGGTAGAAAAATGAGCTGGTCTATTAATGGAGCCGATAACTTATCTAAAATTTTAGCAGAAAAGTTTAGCAATAGATTATTTAGTACCTTGGATAAGATCTATAAAAACATTATACCGAAGGGCGTTATAGATACTGTAATTCGTGAAATACCTTTATCCGCTTCCGCGGTTAATAAAAAGGGTACGAAATCTAAAGAATATAAGATACATACCGCGCCTATTCCTTATAGTGGAGCCGCGGTTACCTTGGGAAGAAAAGTAATACAAAAACTTTGTGGATTAAAAGGATTTGGAAGTTTTAGTTACAATTAA
- the idi gene encoding isopentenyl-diphosphate Delta-isomerase — translation MSNEEMILLVDQDDKEIGYGEKAEVHKKGIFHRAFSIFIFNSKGELLLQKREKNKYHSPSLWTNTCCSHQRMGENLNEATHRRLKEEMGFDAELEEIFKFSYNIEFNENLHENEYDHVFIGKHNGEVTINPKEVEEFKWVDLKELNKDIKEFPKRYTYWFKLSIGKVIEYIY, via the coding sequence ATGAGTAATGAAGAAATGATATTATTAGTAGACCAAGATGATAAAGAAATAGGCTATGGAGAAAAAGCAGAAGTACATAAAAAAGGTATTTTCCATAGGGCCTTTTCAATATTTATATTTAATTCAAAGGGGGAGTTACTCCTTCAAAAGAGAGAAAAGAATAAGTATCATTCACCAAGTCTTTGGACAAATACTTGTTGTAGTCATCAAAGAATGGGAGAAAACCTTAATGAAGCTACACATAGAAGACTCAAAGAAGAAATGGGCTTTGATGCTGAACTTGAAGAGATCTTTAAGTTTTCATATAATATAGAATTTAATGAAAATTTACATGAAAATGAATATGATCATGTTTTTATAGGGAAACATAATGGAGAGGTAACTATAAATCCAAAGGAAGTAGAGGAATTTAAATGGGTAGATTTAAAGGAGCTTAATAAAGATATAAAAGAGTTTCCAAAAAGATATACTTATTGGTTCAAGCTTTCAATAGGTAAGGTTATTGAATATATATATTAA
- a CDS encoding alanine racemase, protein MKYLWCQVSLDRLEENINNIRNMDDKKIIAVVKGNAYGLGIERITEFLEDKIDYFAVADISEAKRVAGEKEILLLTPLIDIEDIINPMENVIYTIDNEEILEHIPKDFSNKVHIYLDTGMNRMGIKIGRLKYVVEYIQNNFPSMILDGVYTHLHNTKSRKGTLKQINIFKDEVTPFLDRIPNIHCLNSSGFLNEEYKSEADFTNNIRVGNLLYGYEGSDKGFKKVFSYKAKVINKFKVKKGSKIGYGEKYKAKEDILVGILGIGNIEHLGFNKDVKHNIFYDILKVFYHHIRKQYCIFCNDKPIEIIGRPNMNVTMINMKGAGDETIFTIDITPILAESSINKEYTYNDIQASL, encoded by the coding sequence ATGAAATATTTATGGTGTCAGGTGTCTTTAGATAGACTAGAGGAAAATATAAATAATATAAGGAACATGGATGATAAAAAGATAATTGCTGTTGTAAAAGGAAATGCTTACGGGCTAGGAATAGAACGTATAACTGAATTTTTAGAAGATAAGATAGACTATTTTGCAGTAGCGGACATATCGGAAGCCAAGAGAGTGGCGGGAGAAAAAGAAATATTGTTACTTACTCCACTCATAGATATAGAAGATATTATAAATCCAATGGAAAATGTAATATATACAATAGATAATGAAGAAATTTTAGAACATATACCAAAGGATTTTAGTAATAAGGTACATATATATTTAGATACTGGTATGAATAGAATGGGAATAAAGATAGGAAGACTTAAATATGTAGTTGAATATATACAAAATAATTTTCCGAGTATGATATTGGATGGTGTATATACCCATTTGCATAATACAAAAAGTAGAAAAGGTACTTTAAAGCAAATAAATATCTTCAAGGATGAAGTAACACCTTTTTTAGATAGGATACCTAACATTCATTGTTTGAATTCTAGTGGGTTTTTAAATGAGGAGTACAAAAGTGAGGCAGATTTTACTAATAATATAAGAGTTGGAAATCTATTGTATGGTTATGAAGGCAGTGATAAAGGATTTAAAAAGGTATTTTCCTACAAAGCTAAGGTCATAAATAAGTTTAAAGTTAAAAAGGGAAGTAAAATAGGCTATGGTGAAAAATATAAAGCAAAAGAGGATATCTTAGTTGGGATTTTAGGTATTGGTAATATTGAACACTTAGGATTTAATAAAGATGTTAAGCATAATATCTTTTATGACATTTTAAAGGTTTTTTATCATCACATAAGAAAACAATACTGTATATTCTGTAATGATAAACCTATTGAAATTATAGGAAGGCCAAATATGAATGTAACTATGATCAATATGAAGGGGGCAGGAGATGAAACTATTTTTACAATAGATATAACTCCTATATTGGCAGAGAGTTCCATAAACAAAGAATACACGTATAATGATATACAAGCAAGCTTATAA
- a CDS encoding phosphoribosylformylglycinamidine synthase, which produces MNTKNIFVEKKSEYNLEGKKLLEEFIMILRINSIDEIRIINGYSIKDISDDIYNKSKYTIFAEKNIDNLYEDKSFINEHYTYIGREYLEGQFDQRADSAKECVEILSRGKRPRIRCFKILEIKGSLTKYEIEKIKSYYINPVDSKEFNIFNDAHLKEQESDNEVRKEKKLIKDFINLQGIDLEDFYKKSNMAMTKDDLGVCLQHFKKENRNPTYTEMAVIDTYWSDHCRHTTFSTAIKDIEIEDGIYTEPIKIAFDEYKEMRSFLKREDKDITMMEIATIAMREMKQKGLLKDLDESDEINACTIKVDINTENGIEKYLILFKNETHNHPTEIEPFGGAATCLGGAIRDPLSGRAYVYQAMRVTGSGDPREDIEKTLKGKLPQRIITLGAANGYSSYGNQIGIATGQVEEIYHEGFIAKRMEIGAVIGSAPLSNVIRQRPIVGDVIVLLGGRTGRDGCGGATGSSKEHTENSIDYCGAEVQKGNALIERKIQRLFKNPKVSKIIKRCNDFGAGGVAVAIGELSESIDIYLDKVPKKYEGLEVTEIAISESQERMAVVLSNENLEYFVKLALEENLEATTVAKVTDNNRLRMFYKDEVFVDLDRSFLESNGAKSYADVLIKAPKEKSYLDNYKLGENSKDTSEYIVTERFNLKGEESFKDILIEVLEDLNVCSKKGLVERFDSTVGSGTILMPYGGLFERTPSEGMVSKIPLTKGHSDSVSLMTFGYNPKISEWSPFHGAYFAVMESVTKIVALGGDYKNIKLTLQEYFEKLYEDKGRWGKPFSALLGALYAQKQLGIAAIGGKDSMSGTFENISVPPTLVSFAVDIEPHYKSIISQNLKETDSKIILIKTPMNKDKTLNIKALKSNFETIKKLNHKNLILSAMSIKQGGALEAICKMSFGNEIGVKIQDISKEELLKKYYGSIVIEVKDDKEVFNILDYDNCKIIGITMDNSSIEGFGENISLKDLITHWESPLESIFETKTKKEELFEGSFKEKSSAANVKDNKYTKTYNRLNILSPKPRVFIPVFPGTNCEEDSRNAFEKAGAVVNERVFKNITEGLIKESIKEMTKEIKQCEIIMIPGGFSAGDEPEGSGKFISTVFRNPYIKEAIMEHLNKRDGLMIGICNGFQALIKLGLVPYGEILDIEENMPTLTYNSIGRHVSTMVRTKIVSNNSPWLQETKIGDIHTLPVSHGEGRFVAPRKVIEDLFKRGQVATQYVDRLGNPSMEVDYNPNGSLGAIEGILSPDGRVFGKMAHSERIGEGLYKNIEGNMDQKIFKSGVNYFK; this is translated from the coding sequence ATGAACACTAAAAATATATTTGTAGAAAAGAAATCAGAGTATAATCTAGAGGGCAAAAAGCTTTTAGAAGAATTCATAATGATTCTTAGAATAAACAGTATAGATGAAATAAGAATAATTAATGGATATAGCATAAAAGATATAAGCGATGATATTTATAATAAATCAAAATATACAATATTTGCAGAAAAGAACATAGATAATTTATACGAGGACAAGTCTTTTATAAATGAACATTATACCTATATAGGGAGAGAATATCTTGAAGGTCAATTTGATCAAAGAGCAGATTCTGCAAAGGAATGCGTAGAGATATTATCTAGAGGCAAACGGCCGAGAATAAGGTGCTTTAAGATACTAGAAATAAAGGGTTCACTTACAAAATATGAAATAGAAAAGATAAAAAGCTATTATATAAATCCTGTTGATTCTAAGGAGTTTAATATATTTAATGATGCACATCTAAAAGAACAAGAGTCAGATAATGAAGTTAGAAAAGAAAAGAAGCTTATTAAAGATTTTATTAATTTACAAGGAATAGATTTAGAAGACTTTTATAAAAAATCGAATATGGCTATGACTAAAGATGACTTAGGGGTTTGTCTACAACATTTCAAAAAAGAGAATAGAAATCCTACTTATACAGAAATGGCAGTTATAGATACCTATTGGTCAGATCATTGTAGACACACCACCTTTTCTACAGCTATAAAAGATATAGAAATAGAAGATGGGATTTATACAGAACCAATAAAGATTGCCTTTGATGAATATAAAGAAATGAGAAGCTTTTTAAAGAGAGAAGATAAAGATATAACTATGATGGAAATAGCAACTATAGCTATGAGGGAAATGAAACAAAAAGGGCTTTTAAAGGATTTAGATGAATCAGATGAAATAAATGCTTGTACAATAAAGGTGGATATAAATACTGAAAATGGTATAGAAAAATACTTAATACTTTTCAAAAATGAAACTCATAACCATCCTACTGAAATAGAACCCTTTGGAGGCGCAGCTACCTGCCTTGGAGGAGCTATAAGAGATCCTCTTTCAGGAAGGGCTTATGTATACCAGGCAATGAGGGTTACAGGAAGTGGGGATCCGAGGGAAGATATAGAGAAGACTTTAAAAGGTAAGTTACCACAAAGGATTATAACATTAGGAGCCGCAAACGGATATAGCTCTTATGGGAATCAAATAGGAATTGCTACAGGGCAAGTAGAAGAGATTTATCATGAAGGCTTTATTGCAAAAAGAATGGAAATAGGTGCAGTTATAGGCTCAGCTCCATTATCAAATGTAATTAGACAAAGGCCTATCGTAGGAGATGTAATAGTTTTATTAGGTGGAAGAACAGGTAGGGATGGATGTGGAGGAGCTACAGGGTCTTCTAAAGAGCATACAGAGAACTCTATAGATTATTGTGGGGCAGAGGTGCAAAAGGGTAATGCTCTAATAGAAAGAAAAATACAAAGATTATTTAAAAATCCTAAGGTAAGTAAAATTATAAAAAGATGTAACGATTTTGGTGCAGGTGGTGTAGCTGTAGCGATAGGAGAGCTTAGTGAAAGTATAGATATATATTTAGATAAGGTTCCTAAAAAGTATGAAGGGTTAGAAGTTACAGAAATAGCTATATCTGAATCTCAAGAGAGAATGGCAGTAGTGTTATCTAATGAAAATTTAGAATATTTTGTGAAACTTGCTCTAGAAGAAAACTTAGAAGCTACTACGGTAGCTAAAGTTACAGATAATAATAGACTAAGAATGTTTTACAAAGATGAAGTTTTTGTAGATTTAGATAGAAGCTTTTTAGAATCTAATGGAGCTAAAAGTTATGCAGATGTTTTAATTAAAGCTCCAAAAGAAAAGTCGTATTTAGATAATTATAAGTTAGGTGAAAACTCAAAAGACACATCAGAATATATTGTAACTGAAAGGTTTAATCTTAAGGGTGAAGAAAGTTTTAAAGATATATTAATAGAAGTGTTAGAAGACCTAAATGTTTGTAGTAAAAAAGGATTAGTTGAAAGATTTGATAGCACTGTAGGATCAGGCACTATATTAATGCCTTACGGAGGATTATTTGAGAGGACACCATCGGAAGGAATGGTTAGTAAAATACCACTAACTAAAGGACATTCAGACTCTGTAAGTTTAATGACCTTTGGTTATAATCCAAAAATTTCAGAGTGGAGTCCTTTCCATGGAGCTTACTTTGCTGTTATGGAATCTGTAACTAAGATTGTAGCTTTAGGAGGGGACTATAAAAATATTAAATTAACTCTTCAAGAGTACTTTGAGAAGCTTTATGAGGATAAGGGAAGATGGGGAAAACCATTTTCAGCTTTGCTTGGAGCTTTATATGCTCAGAAACAATTAGGAATAGCAGCTATTGGTGGAAAAGATAGTATGTCAGGAACCTTTGAAAATATAAGCGTTCCACCTACTCTTGTAAGCTTTGCAGTAGATATAGAACCACATTATAAAAGCATTATATCTCAAAATCTTAAAGAAACGGATAGCAAGATAATTTTAATAAAGACACCTATGAATAAAGATAAAACTTTAAATATAAAAGCCCTTAAGAGTAATTTTGAAACTATTAAAAAGCTTAATCATAAAAACTTAATATTATCAGCTATGAGCATTAAGCAAGGTGGAGCATTAGAGGCTATTTGTAAGATGAGTTTCGGAAATGAGATAGGCGTAAAAATTCAAGATATAAGTAAAGAAGAGTTACTTAAAAAGTATTATGGATCTATAGTTATTGAAGTTAAAGATGATAAAGAGGTATTTAACATTTTAGATTATGATAATTGCAAGATTATAGGGATAACTATGGATAATAGTAGTATAGAAGGTTTTGGAGAAAATATAAGTTTAAAAGATTTAATTACACACTGGGAGAGCCCTCTTGAAAGTATATTTGAAACTAAGACAAAGAAAGAAGAATTATTTGAAGGTAGTTTCAAAGAAAAAAGCAGTGCGGCTAATGTAAAAGATAATAAGTACACTAAAACTTATAATAGATTAAATATTTTATCTCCAAAGCCTAGAGTATTTATACCAGTATTCCCTGGTACTAATTGTGAAGAAGATTCAAGAAATGCCTTTGAAAAGGCAGGGGCTGTAGTGAATGAAAGAGTTTTTAAAAACATTACTGAAGGCTTAATAAAAGAGTCAATAAAAGAGATGACAAAAGAAATAAAACAATGTGAAATAATAATGATACCAGGGGGCTTTAGTGCAGGAGATGAACCAGAAGGATCCGGAAAGTTTATATCTACTGTATTTAGGAATCCTTATATAAAAGAAGCTATAATGGAACATTTAAATAAAAGAGATGGATTAATGATTGGTATTTGCAACGGGTTTCAAGCGCTTATAAAGCTAGGTCTTGTACCTTATGGTGAAATACTAGACATAGAAGAAAATATGCCAACTTTAACCTATAACAGTATAGGAAGACACGTATCCACTATGGTAAGAACGAAGATAGTATCAAATAATTCACCCTGGTTACAAGAGACAAAAATAGGGGATATCCATACCTTACCAGTATCTCATGGAGAGGGAAGATTTGTAGCACCTAGAAAAGTAATAGAAGATTTATTTAAAAGGGGTCAGGTGGCTACACAATATGTAGATAGACTTGGTAATCCATCTATGGAAGTGGATTATAATCCTAATGGTTCTTTAGGGGCTATAGAAGGAATATTAAGTCCTGATGGAAGAGTTTTTGGTAAGATGGCTCATAGTGAGAGAATAGGTGAAGGACTTTATAAAAACATAGAAGGAAACATGGACCAAAAGATATTTAAATCCGGTGTTAATTATTTTAAATAA
- the purE gene encoding 5-(carboxyamino)imidazole ribonucleotide mutase: MKVAIIFGSKSDKEIMRGAVTALEEIGIEYKASILSAHRVPEKLLEVIRQVEEEDFQCIIAGAGLAAHLPGVIASHSILPVIGVPINVALGGQDSLYSIVQMPKGVPVATVGINNSYNAGILAAQILSIKYPKIKDSLNKYRKDMKEKFINDNKEEVEW; this comes from the coding sequence ATGAAGGTAGCAATTATATTTGGAAGTAAATCAGACAAAGAAATAATGAGGGGAGCTGTTACTGCATTAGAAGAGATTGGAATAGAGTATAAGGCTTCTATATTATCTGCTCATAGGGTACCAGAAAAGCTTTTAGAAGTTATTAGACAAGTAGAAGAAGAAGACTTTCAATGCATAATAGCTGGAGCTGGCCTTGCTGCTCATCTTCCAGGAGTCATAGCATCCCATAGCATTTTACCAGTAATAGGAGTTCCAATAAATGTAGCTTTAGGAGGACAGGATTCCTTGTATTCCATAGTACAGATGCCTAAAGGAGTACCTGTAGCCACCGTTGGAATCAACAATAGCTATAATGCAGGTATACTTGCAGCTCAAATCCTTTCTATAAAATATCCAAAGATAAAAGACAGTCTTAATAAATATAGAAAAGACATGAAAGAGAAATTTATAAATGATAATAAAGAAGAGGTGGAATGGTAA
- the purC gene encoding phosphoribosylaminoimidazolesuccinocarboxamide synthase has protein sequence MNKEFLYEGKAKKIYQDEKEDQVVIYYKDDATAFNGEKKGEIQSKGILNNSISSKLFELLQSKGIKTHYIKTISQREQICLKVDIVPLEVIVRNVAAGSMAKRLGIKEGTKLETTVYEICYKDDNLGDPLINDYHAVTLGLTTFDELKKIYEITRNINDILKGFFLRQDIDLIDFKLEFGRYNGEILLADEISPDTCRFWDSKTKEKLDKDRFRRDLGNVTEAYVEILKRINE, from the coding sequence ATGAATAAAGAATTCTTATATGAAGGAAAAGCTAAAAAGATTTATCAAGATGAAAAGGAAGATCAAGTGGTGATTTATTACAAAGATGATGCTACTGCTTTTAACGGAGAAAAGAAGGGAGAAATTCAAAGTAAGGGTATTTTAAATAATAGTATATCCTCAAAGCTATTTGAGCTTCTACAAAGTAAAGGAATAAAAACTCATTATATAAAAACAATTAGCCAGAGAGAACAAATTTGCTTAAAGGTTGATATAGTTCCTTTAGAAGTTATAGTAAGAAATGTGGCGGCCGGAAGTATGGCTAAAAGACTTGGTATAAAAGAAGGAACAAAACTTGAAACTACAGTTTATGAAATTTGTTATAAGGATGATAATTTAGGAGATCCGCTTATAAATGATTATCATGCTGTAACTCTAGGTCTTACAACCTTTGATGAACTTAAAAAGATATATGAAATTACTAGAAATATAAATGATATACTTAAGGGATTTTTCTTAAGACAAGATATAGATTTGATAGATTTTAAATTAGAATTTGGAAGATATAACGGTGAGATACTTCTAGCAGATGAAATCTCACCAGATACTTGCAGGTTTTGGGACAGTAAAACTAAAGAAAAGCTTGATAAAGACAGATTTAGAAGAGATCTTGGAAATGTTACTGAAGCTTACGTAGAGATATTAAAAAGAATAAATGAATAG